A single window of Chitinophaga sp. XS-30 DNA harbors:
- a CDS encoding VOC family protein: protein MAIQATPYLTFNGNCREAMNFYKACFGGELMLQTVAETPLAAQCPAGMQQHIMHAVLANDSLLLMATDMTGPAGYVQGSDMAISLSFDNEAEIKKCFEKLSGGGVVAHPLEQAPWGAWFATAQDKFGKVWMFNCEKAKA, encoded by the coding sequence ATGGCAATCCAGGCAACACCTTACCTGACATTCAACGGGAACTGCAGGGAAGCGATGAATTTTTATAAAGCATGTTTCGGCGGGGAGCTGATGTTGCAAACAGTAGCGGAAACCCCGCTGGCCGCGCAATGCCCCGCCGGCATGCAGCAGCATATCATGCATGCCGTACTGGCGAATGACAGCCTGCTGCTGATGGCTACGGATATGACCGGCCCGGCGGGGTACGTCCAGGGCAGTGATATGGCCATTTCGCTGAGTTTTGATAACGAAGCGGAAATAAAAAAATGCTTCGAAAAACTGAGCGGGGGCGGAGTTGTGGCCCACCCGCTGGAGCAAGCCCCCTGGGGCGCGTGGTTCGCCACGGCGCAGGACAAATTCGGCAAAGTGTGGATGTTCAATTGCGAAAAGGCAAAAGCGTAA
- a CDS encoding glycoside hydrolase family 71/99-like protein produces the protein MNIRNSIAVLGLLLCTAAAHAQLKHSKQTAYPAYKGLIMAGYQGWFRAEGDGTSARRFAYGNEQRSGIDMWPDVSEYKKTYPTPWKLKNGDQARFFSSHDESTTDLHFKWMQQYNIDGVFMQRFFGNAKRRDPQSSAILRNAFSAASKYNRAIAVMYDLSGLKGSGEDCSALIADWKYLVDELKVTSQAGQQTYLHHNGRPLVAIWGVGFPDRPYNIRNIGLERFIDFLKHDPVYGHCAVMLGVPTAFRELRADCVNDPYLHELIRRCDIVLPWTVQRYSPLLHNDMDRLRDNTLADMQWCRENKVDYVPCVYPGFSWHNLSRYEFPDDVKPVGSIPRQGGRFYWQQISTVLNAGAEMLYVAMFDEVNEATAIFKITDNPPVSTVTSFVGNDGKPSDHYLWLTGEAARMLRNEKQLTLTMPVRD, from the coding sequence CGCAGCGCATGCGCAACTGAAGCACAGCAAACAAACCGCATACCCGGCTTACAAGGGACTGATAATGGCCGGCTACCAGGGCTGGTTCCGGGCGGAAGGGGATGGCACCTCCGCCCGCCGTTTCGCATACGGCAACGAACAGCGCAGCGGCATTGATATGTGGCCGGATGTAAGCGAGTACAAAAAAACGTACCCCACTCCCTGGAAGCTGAAGAACGGAGATCAGGCGCGCTTCTTCAGCTCGCATGATGAAAGCACAACGGACCTGCATTTCAAATGGATGCAGCAGTACAACATCGATGGCGTATTCATGCAGCGGTTCTTCGGCAATGCAAAGCGCCGGGACCCGCAGTCCTCCGCCATCCTGCGGAATGCCTTCTCCGCCGCATCGAAGTACAATCGCGCCATTGCCGTGATGTACGACCTCTCGGGACTGAAGGGCAGTGGAGAGGATTGCTCCGCATTGATAGCGGACTGGAAGTACCTGGTAGATGAGCTGAAAGTGACCAGCCAGGCTGGTCAGCAAACGTACCTGCATCATAATGGCCGGCCGCTGGTAGCTATCTGGGGCGTTGGCTTTCCGGACCGGCCGTACAATATCCGGAACATCGGCCTGGAGCGGTTCATCGATTTTCTGAAGCATGATCCGGTATATGGTCATTGCGCCGTTATGCTGGGCGTGCCAACGGCATTCCGGGAATTGCGGGCGGATTGTGTGAATGATCCTTACCTGCATGAGCTGATCCGCCGTTGCGATATTGTGCTGCCCTGGACGGTGCAACGCTATTCACCGCTGCTGCATAACGATATGGACCGCCTGCGGGACAATACCCTGGCCGATATGCAATGGTGCCGGGAGAACAAGGTGGACTATGTTCCCTGTGTGTATCCCGGTTTCAGCTGGCATAACCTGAGCCGGTACGAATTCCCTGACGATGTGAAGCCCGTTGGCTCCATCCCGCGGCAGGGCGGCCGTTTCTACTGGCAGCAGATCTCCACCGTGCTGAATGCCGGTGCGGAAATGCTCTACGTGGCCATGTTCGATGAAGTGAACGAGGCTACAGCCATCTTCAAGATCACGGATAACCCGCCGGTCAGCACCGTCACCTCATTCGTGGGCAATGACGGAAAGCCTTCGGACCATTATCTCTGGCTGACGGGAGAAGCGGCGCGGATGCTGCGGAATGAAAAACAGCTGACGCTGACAATGCCGGTCAGGGACTGA